One genomic segment of Oenanthe melanoleuca isolate GR-GAL-2019-014 chromosome 5, OMel1.0, whole genome shotgun sequence includes these proteins:
- the LOC130254318 gene encoding vitamin D 25-hydroxylase isoform X1, which yields MRAAGPGARPGAATATATARAGGGAWLLLLAAALALLLALVVRQLLKQRRPPGFPPGPAGLPLLGNIPALGAEQPHVYLRRQSQIHGQIFSLDLGGISAVVLNGYDAVKECLLHQSEIFADRPSLPLFKKLTNMGGLLNSKYGRGWTEHRKLAVNTFRIFGYGQRSFEHKISEESLFFLDAIDTYKGRPFDLKNLITNAVSNITNLIIFGERFTYEDTEFQHMIEIFSENVELAASASVFLYNAFPWLGILPFGKHQQLFKNAAEVYEFLHELIERVSENRKPQSPRHFVDAYLDEMDCNGNDPESTYSRENLIFSVGELIIAGTETTTNVLRWAVLFMALYPNIQGQVQKEIDLVIGPNKMPTLEEKSKMPYTEAVLHEVLRFCNIVPLGIFHATSKDTVVRGYTIPGGTTVITNLYSVHFDEKYWSNPEVFFPERFLDSNGQFVKKDAFIPFSLGRRHCLGEQLARMEMFLFFTSLLQRFHLHFPHGVIPELKPRLGMTLQPQPYLICAERR from the exons atgcgggcggcggggccgggggcgcgcCCGGGCGCcgcgacagcgacagcgacagcgagagcgggcggcggggcctggctgctgctgctggcggcggcgctggcgctgctgctggcgctggtGGTGCggcagctgctgaagcagcGGCGGCCGCCCGGCttcccgcccggccccgcggggctgCCGCTGCTCGGAAACATCCCCGCGCTGGGCGCCGAGCAGCCGCACGTCTACCTGCGGCGGCAGAGCCAGATCCACGGGCAG ATCTTCAGCCTGGATCTTGGGGGTATATCTGCTGTTGTGCTGAATGGCTATGATGCAGTGAAGGAATGTCTCCTCCATCAAAGTGAAATTTTTGCAGACAGGCCATCTCTCCCCTTGTTTAAGAAGCTGACAAACATGGGAG gctTACTGAACAGTAAATATGGCAGAGGATGGACAGAACACCGCAAATTAGCTGTAAATACCTTTCGAATTTTTGGATATGGTCAAAGGTCCTTTGAACACAAAATTTCAGAAGaatctctgttttttcttgatGCCATTGACACATACAAAGGCAGACCCTTTGATCTTAAGAACTTGATAACAAATGCCGTTTCAAACATTACTAACTTGATTATTTTTGGAGAACGTTTCACATACGAAGACACTGAATTTCAGCACATGATTGAGATTTTTAGTGAAAACGTTGAGTTAGCTGCTAgtgcttctgtatttttatataatgCTTTTCCTTGGCTTGGTATCTTGCCATTTGGGAAACACCAGCAGctgtttaaaaatgcagctgaagtCTATGAGTTCCTTCATGAGCTTATTGAACGTGTCTCTGAAAATAGGAAGCCTCAGTCACCTCGACATTTCGTAGATGCATATTTAGATGAGATGGATTGCAATGGAAATGACCCAGAATCTACCTATTcaagagaaaatttaattttctccgTTGGAGAACTCATCATAGCTGGGACAGAAACCACCACAAATGTTTTAAGATGGGCAGTGTTGTTTATGGCTCTTTATCCAAACATTCAAG GGCAAGTCCAAAAAGAAATTGATCTTGTCATTGGCCCAAACAAAATGCCCACCTTGGAAGAGAAGAGCAAGATGCCCTACACTGAGGCTGTTCTACACGAGGTTCTGAGGTTCTGTAACATTGTCCCACTAGGGATTTTCCATGCAACTTCCAAAGACACTGTTGTACGTGGTTACACGATTCCTGGAGGCACCACAGTCATCACAAACCTCTACTCTGTTCACTTTGATGAAAAATACTGGAGCAATCCAGAAGTGTTTTTTCCTGAGAGGTTTTTGGACAGTAATGGGCAGTTTGTCAAGAAAGAtgcatttattcctttttccctAG GAAGAAGACACTgtctgggagagcagctggctcgaatggaaatgtttttgtttttcacctcGTTGCTACAACGATTTCACCTGCATTTTCCTCATGGAGTGATCCCAGAGCTGAAGCCAAGGCTGGGGATGACCTTACAACCCCAGCCATACCTCATCTGTGCTGAAAGGCGGTGA
- the LOC130254318 gene encoding vitamin D 25-hydroxylase isoform X2 — MDCNGNDPESTYSRENLIFSVGELIIAGTETTTNVLRWAVLFMALYPNIQGQVQKEIDLVIGPNKMPTLEEKSKMPYTEAVLHEVLRFCNIVPLGIFHATSKDTVVRGYTIPGGTTVITNLYSVHFDEKYWSNPEVFFPERFLDSNGQFVKKDAFIPFSLGRRHCLGEQLARMEMFLFFTSLLQRFHLHFPHGVIPELKPRLGMTLQPQPYLICAERR; from the exons ATGGATTGCAATGGAAATGACCCAGAATCTACCTATTcaagagaaaatttaattttctccgTTGGAGAACTCATCATAGCTGGGACAGAAACCACCACAAATGTTTTAAGATGGGCAGTGTTGTTTATGGCTCTTTATCCAAACATTCAAG GGCAAGTCCAAAAAGAAATTGATCTTGTCATTGGCCCAAACAAAATGCCCACCTTGGAAGAGAAGAGCAAGATGCCCTACACTGAGGCTGTTCTACACGAGGTTCTGAGGTTCTGTAACATTGTCCCACTAGGGATTTTCCATGCAACTTCCAAAGACACTGTTGTACGTGGTTACACGATTCCTGGAGGCACCACAGTCATCACAAACCTCTACTCTGTTCACTTTGATGAAAAATACTGGAGCAATCCAGAAGTGTTTTTTCCTGAGAGGTTTTTGGACAGTAATGGGCAGTTTGTCAAGAAAGAtgcatttattcctttttccctAG GAAGAAGACACTgtctgggagagcagctggctcgaatggaaatgtttttgtttttcacctcGTTGCTACAACGATTTCACCTGCATTTTCCTCATGGAGTGATCCCAGAGCTGAAGCCAAGGCTGGGGATGACCTTACAACCCCAGCCATACCTCATCTGTGCTGAAAGGCGGTGA